One Theropithecus gelada isolate Dixy chromosome 18, Tgel_1.0, whole genome shotgun sequence DNA segment encodes these proteins:
- the CABYR gene encoding calcium-binding tyrosine phosphorylation-regulated protein isoform X2 — translation MEKSTDTDEDNVTRTEYSDKTTQFPSVYAEPGAEQTEAVGDSSSKPATPKATTPPSSPPPTAVSPELAYVPADPAQLAAQMLGKVSSIHSDQSDVLMVDVATSMPVVIEEVPSSEAAEDVMVAAPLVCSGKVLEVQVVSQTSVHVDLASQPKENEAEQSTASSVPLQDEQEPPAYDQAPEVTLQADIEVMSTVHISSVYNDVPVIEGVVYIEQLPEQIVTPFTDQVACPKENEQSPPVSPKSVVEKTTSGISKKSVESVELAQLEENAQYSSVYTEAEAAALLSDTSLKGQPEVPAQLLDAEGAIKIGSEKSLHLEVGITSIVSDNTGQEESGENSVPQEMEGKPVLSGEAAEAVHSGTSVKSSSGPFPPAPEGLTAPEIEPEGEATAE, via the coding sequence TTTCCATCAGTTTATGCTGAGCCAGGTGCTGAGCAAACTGAAGCAGTTGGTGATTCTTCTTCCAAACCAGCCACCCCTAAGGCTACTACCCCACCCTCATCACCACCTCCAACAGCTGTCTCACCAGAGTTGGCCTACGTCCCAGCTGACCCAGCTCAGCTTGCTGCTCAGATGTTAGGTAAAGTTTCATCTATTCATTCTGATCAATCTGATGTTTTAATGGTGGATGTGGCAACCAGTATGCCTGTTGTTATCGAGGAGGTGCCAAGCTCAGAGGCTGCTGAAGATGTCATGGTGGCTGCTCCTCTTGTGTGTTCTGGAAAGGTGCTAGAAGTGCAGGTTGTGAGCCAAACATCTGTCCATGTAGATTTGGCTTCTCAACCTAAAGAAAATGAGGCTGAACAATCAACGGCTTCCTCAGTCCCCTTGCAGGATGAACAAGAACCTCCTGCTTATGATCAAGCTCCTGAGGTCACTTTGCAGGCTGATATTGAGGTTATGTCAACTGTTCATATATCATCTGTCTATAACGATGTGCCTGTGATTGAAGGAGTTGTTTATATCGAGCAACTGCCAGAACAAATAGTTACCCCTTTTACTGATCAAGTTGCTTGTCCTAAAGAAAATGAGCAGTCACCACCAGTTAGTCCCAAATCTGTAGTAGAAAAGACCACCTCTGGCATATCTAAAAAATCTGTAGAGTCCGTAGAACTTGCACAGTTGGAGGAGAATGCACAATATTCCTCAGTATATACGGAGGCAGAAGCAGCAGCTCTGCTCTCTGACACATCTTTGAAAGGTCAGCCTGAGGTACCTGCACAACTCCTGGATGCAGAGGGCGCTATCAAAATAGGCTCTGAAAAATCTCTGCACCTTGAAGTGGGGATCACTTCAATAGTCTCTGACAATACTGGGCAGGAGGAGTCTGGGGAAAACTCTGTACCCCAGGAGATGGAAGGCAAACCTGTGCTCTCTGGGGAAGCTGCAGAAGCAGTGCACTCAGGTACATCTGTAAAGTCATCTAGTGGCCCCTTCCCTCCTGCTCCAGAAGGCCTTACTGCACCAGAAATTGAACCAGAAGGGGAAGCAACAGCTGAATAA